From a region of the Coffea arabica cultivar ET-39 chromosome 3e, Coffea Arabica ET-39 HiFi, whole genome shotgun sequence genome:
- the LOC113737102 gene encoding uncharacterized protein yields the protein MTLMSTEESPEEEHSDLFFELLLNLLSYSAASFSAMARYPISSSKEFILTIKNFISEQLNLTKDALSEIKRIHGFGSEVQKESQVVLDAVIRLCKVYCNGVNWDFDSLKMNEDKKVLVIEGASDADHVINITKCTIDKLCEVGILAANDGGSLVSVLNLSWKGVVTLLQLGKGALAARVDVASVVVSLISLAQQSLRCAAETWSLQLKETLTMTEAKRIFLPVKFYLINAVRIVSQYTTQAFSVYKEMVGCVVMISSLKFFLSKEEHLKSATEALVEILQPTSFHLLNSLLNSIQVKQEEKFQVLNWLFSDESNLNPVPRVSNGENLPYTVDGIHFSSCAAMAVQTFFLGRVNLFLELLKSSADLEDDVKFWMARKLQWLLDILVDEHVYAASLTLQVPVSRKNQEFIYQPFFHTIVNSLETFMVVMSSNPVWGEIESFLLENLLHPHILCWEIVTELWCFLLRHAETSLVKDIIDKLCALLGYTAFPEAVFSPGSALRKIARSICLIVTCCSQAVADQVYDAVTGDNKSQDSSMIYTALLMEGFPLTILSQRTRSTAKARVLTEYFCFVESFGSELPKTSGFEIYGAPVDALSATLLSQQVSISDPEMKTLKFLVAIIDKYRKCNDSKLKDIYCRLLTEVLTITSNMKHLYSCDGIEGAILELRNLFIPKPALSAEDSLLFQCKPNLANFMAGLGHVELAESDDNARTSAVWELYHMLLREQHWAFIHLALTAFGYFAARTPCVQLWRFVPQDAALSFDLESGNEADEDRFMAELKGFLDKESASILTKPTPDHTGMLLKEGLKLKEMLNRNLAINEEAAIGDDAMEVDAHNHGNKKRKFPDEIGKGVELLESGLKVMGDGLSHWQHNQTGLKEIHDKILTHFSRLEDVISHLVRLTGDT from the exons ATGACATTAATGTCAACTGAAGAATCTCCAGAAGAAGAACACAGCGACTTGTTTTTTGAG TTGCTCTTGAATTTGCTGAGCTACTCAGCTGCTAGCTTTTCAGCTATGGCAAGATATCCCATCTCCAGCAGCAAGGAGTTCATTCttacaattaaaaattttatttcagAACAACTGAACTTGACAAAAGATGCATTGTCAGAGATAAAG AGGATACATGGATTTGGTTCAGAAGTTCAGAAGGAATCTCAAGTGGTTCTTGATGCTGTTATCCGATTATGTAAGGTATATTGCAATGGTGTAAATTGGGATTTTGACAGTTTGAAAATGAACGAGGATAAGAAGGTCTTAGTTATTGAAGGGGCTAGTGATGCAGATCATGTTATTAATATAACAAAATGTACAATAGATAAGCTGTGTGAAGTAGGCATTCTTGCAGCTAATGATGGAGGCAGTCTTGTAAGTGTACTTAATCTCTCTTGGAAAGGAGTTGTTACCTTACTTCAGCTCGGAAAGGGTGCTTTAGCTGCAAGGGTAGATGTAGCAAGTGTTGTTGTCAGTCTAATTTCACTTGCCCAGCAATCTTTGCGATGTGCAGCTGAGACTTGGTCATTGCAACTGAAAGAGACTCTCACTATGACAGAAGCTAAAAGGATTTTCCTTCCCGTGAAGTTTTATCTGATTAATGCAGTAAGAATTGTCTCTCAATATACAACCCAAGCTTTTTCTGTTTACAAGGAGATGGTAGGATGTGTTGTTATGATCTCatccttaaaattttttttgagcaaGGAGGAACATCTAAAATCTGCAACTGAAGCTTTGGTAGAAATTCTACAGCCTACATCCTTCCATTTACTCAACTCTCTCCTGAATTCTATCCAAGTAAAACAAGAGGAGAAGTTTCAAGTTTTGAACTGGTTGTTCAGCGATGAAAGTAATCTGAATCCTGTTCCTAGGGTATCTAATGGCGAAAATTTGCCTTATACAGTGGATGGAATCCACTTTTCAAGTTGTGCTGCTATGGCAGTCCAAACATTTTTTCTTGGTCGAGTAAACCTGTTTCTTGAACTTCTGAAAAGCTCTGCTGATCTTGAAGATGATGTCAAATTCTGGATGGCCAGGAAGCTTCAGTGGCTTTTGGATATTCTTGTCGATGAGCATGTATATGCTGCCAGTCTTACCCTGCAAGTTCCCGTCTCACGTAAAAACCAGGAGTTCATATACCAGCCTTTTTTTCATACTATAGTCAATTCACTAGAAACATTCATGGTAGTTATGTCTTCGAATCCAGTATGGGGTGAGATAGAATCTTTCCTTCTGGAAAATTTGTTGCACCCACACATTCTTTGCTGGGAGATTGTTACTGAATTATGGTGTTTTCTGCTACGTCATGCTGAGACCAGTTTGGTGAAAGACATTATTGACAAGCTTTGTGCATTACTAGGGTACACAGCTTTTCCAGAAGCAGTTTTCAGTCCTGGTAGTGCTCTTCGAAAGATAGCAAGGTCTATTTGTCTAATTGTTACTTGCTGTTCACAAGCAGTAGCAGATCAAGTTTACGATGCCGTTACAGGAGATAACAAATCTCAAGATTCATCAATGATCTACACAGCTCTTCTCATGGAAGGTTTCCCATTAACTATACTTTCACAAAGGACAAGAAGTACAGCAAAAGCCAGAGTCTTAACAGAATATTTCTGCTTTGTGGAGAGCTTTGGTAGTGAATTACCAAAAACAAGTGGTTTTGAAATTTATGGTGCTCCAGTAGATGCTCTATCCGCTACATTGCTGTCTCA ACAGGTTAGCATATCTGATCCAGAAATGAAGACCTTAAAGTTTCTGGTTGCTATCATTGACAAGTACAGAAAATGCAATGACAGCAAATTGAAGGACATCTACTGCAGGCTCCTTACTGAAGTTTTAACCATCACCTCTAACATGAAGCATTTGTACTCCTGTGATGGAATAGAGGGAGCCATCCTAGAACTTAGAAACCTCTTTATCCCCAAACCAGCTTTATCAGCAGAAGATAGTCTACTGTTTCAATGCAAACCTAATCTAGCAAACTTTATGGCTGGTCTTGGTCATGTTGAGTTGGCAGAGAGTGATGATAATGCAAGGACTTCAGCCGTTTGGGAATTGTATCACATGTTATTGAGAGAGCAGCACTGGGCCTTCATTCACCTAGCATTGACAGCATTTGGATATTTCGCTGCTCGTACACCTTGCGTCCAACTGTGGAGATTTGTTCCACAAGATGCGGCTCTTTCATTTGATTTGGAGTCAGGAAATGAAGCAGATGAGGACAGATTCATGGCCGAGTTGAAAGGATTTCTAGATAAGGAATCGGCTTCCATTTTAACAAAGCCTACCCCTGATCACACTGGGATGCTCCTAAAAGAAGGCTTGAAGCTCAAGGAAATGCTTAACAGAAACTTGGCCATCAATGAGGAAGCTGCAATTGGTGATGATGCCATGGAGGTTGATGCACACAACCATGGtaataagaaaaggaaattcCCTGATGAGATAGGCAAAGGAGTTGAATTATTGGAGAGCGGTTTGAAAGTCATGGGTGATGGACTTTCGCATTGGCAGCATAATCAGACCGgattgaaagaaattcatgacaAAATTTTGACACATTTTTCTCGTCTTGAAGATGTTATCTCTCACTTAGTTAGACTAACTGGTGATACCTGA
- the LOC113737973 gene encoding F-box/kelch-repeat protein At3g23880-like codes for METKAVSDKLPVELIFEILTRLPVKSLVRFMCVSKYWHSLISSREFIKCHLQKSSQTSDTAHQRLIFSTSMYIVFNPELKECDLNSALYLPLTEATNMEYPTYESIPHPTNCCPSPTNSEDFQQNFEMYEAKAVKVLGSCNGLVCIATPERDLFLWNPSIGKYKKLPDSGLEFEYSDSKSVYNCVPAYGFGYDELHDDYKVVAILGHCLALDPDEEVVKVYSQRTNSWKRIEDSKNCLPLKDWCVNNIIGGTLLNGKLHWTATFGSHYHRSEKKIISFDLASETFGEVELPENMGQPIYPEDPFYRWTIGGLRGGCLILLCDHNQEKTDLDVWIMMEYGVRQSWKKVVSVRYAEYREYMCKFDILVQPVFSSKKGEILLKLGSKLVLYNPQDNSWRELHISNMPDESGFLKVDIYDESLVLLDANDG; via the coding sequence ATGGAAACCAAGGCTGTCAGTGATAAACTCCCAGTTGAACTGATCTTTGAAATCCTCACAAGACTCCCAGTCAAATCCCTTGTGAGGTTCATGTGCGTCTCGAAATATTGGCATTCGTTAATCTCAAGCCGGGAATTCATCAAATGTCATCTTCAAAAGTCATCCCAAACAAGTGATACTGCTCACCAGCGGCTAATTTTCTCTACTTCCATGTACATAGTATTCAATCCTGAACTCAAAGAATGTGATCTTAACTCTGCATTATATTTACCCTTGACTGAGGCAACCAACATGGAATATCCCACCTATGAATCCATTCCTCATCCAACCAACTGCTGCCCCAGTCCAACCAACTCTGAGGATTTccagcaaaattttgaaatgtacGAGGCAAAAGCAGTTAAGGTGTTGGGTTCGTGTAATGGATTGGTTTGCATTGCTACCCCAGAGCGAGATTTATTTTTGTGGAACCCATCGATTGGAAAATATAAGAAACTACCTGATTCTGGTCTTGAATTTGAGTATTCGGATTCCAAGAGTGTCTACAATTGTGTTCCTGCGTATGGATTCGGGTATGATGAGTTGCATGATGATTACAAAGTTGTTGCAATTTTAGGTCACTGCTTGGCTCTGGATCCGGATGAGGAAGTGGTTAAAGTCTATAGTCAAAGGACTAATTCTTGGAAGAGGATTGAGGATTCGAAAAACTGTCTTCCCCTAAAAGATTGGTGCGTTAATAATATTATCGGTGGCACATTGTTAAATGGGAAGCTTCATTGGACTGCAACCTTTGGCAGTCATTACCACCGTTccgaaaagaaaataattagtTTTGATTTGGCTTCTGAGACATTTGGGGAGGTAGAACTTCCGGAAAATATGGGACAGCCAATATATCCAGAGGATCCTTTCTATAGATGGACTATAGGAGGTTTAAGGGGAGGGTGTCTTATTCTGCTTTGTGATCATAATCAGGAAAAGACTGATTTGGATGTTTGGATTATGATGGAGTATGGAGTTAGACAATCTTGGAAGAAAGTGGTTTCGGTTCGCTATGCTGAATATCGTGAATATATGTGTAAATTCGACATCCTTGTTCAACCTGTGTTCTCATCGAAAAAGGGTGAAATCTTGCTGAAGCTTGGATCCAAGTTGGTGCTTTACAATCCACAAGATAATTCTTGGAGGGAACTTCACATTAGTAACATGCCAGATGAGTCAGGTTTTCTTAAGGTGGATATCTATGACGAAAGTTTGGTTTTGCTTGATGCCAACGATGGATAA